The nucleotide window GCCTTCGAAGCGCACGGTGCCGGCGTACTTGCCGAACAACTGCATGACCTGGCCTTCGTTGGGGGCGACCTGGAAGAAGCCTTTGCAGGCGAAACCCAGCAACACGAACAGCACGATGCCTGCGAAAAATGTCCCGGGGGCGCTTTCTGGCCGGCCGGCGGAAAGAATCAATGCCAGTGCGCCGGCGCCGATCAACAGGCAGACGACAATGGTGGGAATACCTGCAACTGAAAAACCTTGACGTTCGTTCATAAGACTTCCTCCCTGGTTCGGGAGGAAGTAGATATCAAAGTGATATCAGTTGCAAGTGCCGCTCACCCGCCGCCGGGACCGCCCAGGCTTCCGCCGCGCACGCCGGGGCTGCCCGCTGTCTGCATCTGGGGTGGCGTGGGCGCCATCAGCTCACCGGCTGACCAGACGTCCGAGATCTGGAGCGCGTTGAAAAGCTCGGTGGCCGAGAAGAATCGCCACGGATCGCCGTCGCCCACCGAAAGCGCGATATGAGTCATGTCGAAGCGACGCAGCGCCGCGTCATAGCTTTGCCAGCGACCATCGACCCAGGCCTGCACCCAGGCATGGGGGAGGAAGACGCGGGAAGCACCGCCGTAGCGATCGGCGTAAACCATGCCGGTCACGACACGCGCGGGGATGCCTTGCGAACGCGCCAAGGCCGCCAGCAGGACGGCGTATTCGGTGCAATCACCCTGGCGCGAGTTGAGCACTTCCAGTGCCGATGCATAGCCCACGTCGAGGCCGTGCTGGTTGATATATCGGCTGACAAACAGGCGCAGGAGGCGCATGCGTTGCCGGTTCGATGTGGCGTTGCCCACCGCTTCGGCGGCGACCGATCGGATGGCCGGTGCGTCCGATTGCAGCCAGGCATTGGCTTGCGTGTCGTCCGACGTCGGTCCTGCTTCGCCGCCCGCGAACGGCATCCCGACGTCGATGTAGTAGTCCCCGTTGCCCAGCGGAGTGATCCGCTGTTCATCGGTCTGGATGAATGGCTCGGCTATGTTGCCCTTGACGTGCACTTTGTAGCGCAGGAAATCCCTGCGCAGGTTCGAGGTCAACGGTCGCGGCGAATCGACCATCGCGGCGCGGAACATATCCACGTCCTGCACCGGTGCCGTGGCGCAGGCTTCGCTGCAGGCCTGCATTTCCAGCTGGCGCCCGAGCATCGAGATGATGCCCCGTCGCGCACGTCCTTCATGGTCCAGCCACAGGTCGAGGATCTGGTCACCGCGTGCCTGGTGCAGTCGCTGGCGCTGGTGGCTGAGCGTTTCCGTTCCATCGGGCAACTGCACCTGTTCGTTGCCGATGACTTCGATGCTGACGTCCATGACGCTCTGGGTCGCCGGGTCGAACATCTGCAGCGGATAGGTTGTGCCGGGATGGGCACTGGCCGCCATCATGGCTTTGCGTTGCCCTTCATTGAGCACTGCACCGGCGGGCCATGCAATGACGGCGTCGCGGCGTGCGCCGCCCACGATGGTTTCCACCTGGAAGGTGCCATCGGCCTGTCGCTTGCCTTCGACCGTACTTTCCATGGCCGAGAGGCGGGTGCGGGTGCCGAAGCCCAGCGGCTTGCTGTCGTCGGACTCCAGGCTGCTGATGACGTTACTCAACGGGATGCTCGTCCCGTTTCGATTGAGCATGATGGAAAGGGTTTGTGTGGTGCTGATGGTGTCGCCGGCATAGACACGGTCGATACGCAGGCTGCCGATCTTGCGGCCGCCCAGCAACACGGTCATCCAGTTGGTTTCGGTCCTGGGCGTGGCCGGCTGGGCCTGAACGCAGGTCAAGGGGCACAGCACCAGCACCAGCAAGAGCGTGGCGAGTAAACGGCGCATGTTCGATTCCGTTGGGGACGGTTCAGGTACAGTTGATGCCGAGTTTGCCCTGACGTCAATGCGCACTGCAACGTAGCTGTCATGAAGCCTGCGAACCCAGGCGGGACAGGGCCCCGGCCGCCTTCTACAATGCCGCTTTGCCTGCTCCGGGACCCCCACGATGAAACCCTTTGGAACCCCCCATTCCGGCCATGCGCTGCGCGTTCTGCTGCTGGGCTCGGGTGAGCTGGGCAAGGAAGTTGCCATTGAACTGCAGCGCCTGGCCGTGGAAGTGATCGCCGTGGACCGCTATGCCAACGCCCCTGCCATGCAGGTGGCGCATCGCAGCCACGTGATCGACATGCTCGACGGCGCGGCGCTGCGTGCCCTGATCGAGCAGGAACGCCCCGACCTGGTGGTTCCCGAAATCGAGGCGATCCATACGCCGACCCTCGTGACGATGGAAGAGGAAGGCCTCAAGGTCATTCCCACGGCGCGCGCCGCCTGGCTGACGATGGATCGCGAAGGCATCCGTCGCCTGGCGGCCGAAGAGCTGGGCCTGCCGACGTCGCGCTACCGCTTTTGCGACAGCGACGAGGAGTACCGCGCCGCGGCCGCCGAGATCGGATTCCCCTTCGTCATCAAGCCGGTCATGAGTTCATCGGGCAAGGGCCAGAGCGTGGTCCGTGGCGACGCCGACCTGCAGCATGCGTGGGACTACGCCCAGTCAGGCGGACGCGCTGGCAAGGGCCGCGTGATCGTCGAGGGCTTTGTCGATTTCGACTACGAAATCACCATGCTCACCGTGCGCCACAAAGACGGCACCAGCTTCTGCGCGCCCATTGGCCATCGCCAGGAAGATGGTGACTACCGCGAATCCTGGCAGCCACAGCCGATGAGTGACGCCGCGCTGGCCGAAGCACAGCGACAGGCTGACGCCATCACGGCGGGCCTGGGTGGATGGGGCGTGTTTGGCGTCGAGTTCTTCGTCAAGGGCGATGCGGTGATCTTTTCGGAAGTCAGCCCGCGTCCGCACGACACTGGCCTTGTCACGCTTATTTCGCAGGACCTGTCCGAGTTTGCGTTGCATGCTCGCGCCATTCTGGGTTTGCCGATTCCCGCGATTCGCCAGTGCGGGCCATCGGCGTCATGCGCCGTCCTGGTCGAAGGCGACGGTGAAGCGCCGCGCTACCACGGTGTCGCCGAAGCGCTGGCTGAGCCGGATACGCAGCTGCGCATCTTCGGCAAGCCCGCCGTGAAAGGACGCCGTCGCATGGCCGTCACCCTGGCGCGCGACGAAAGCATCGAGTCGGCCAAGGCCAGGGCGATGCGTGCCGCGGGCAAGATCAGCGTGACCTTCTGAGGCGACGGCGGGCGATGGTCGCCCGCCTCTCACGCCCTGCACCTGACCTGTGCGAGCATCGTCCCTGGAAACGTGACGAGAGGCTCCGCACATGCAGACATCCGCGTTCGCCCACTGGCTCGTGGTCCTGGTGGAAACCCTGGCAGCGCTGTTCATCGTGCTGCTGGTGGTGACGATCATGGTGGTGATGGTGGTGTGGCTTGTGGACCGCAACCAGACCGGCAATTCGGTCTTGCGCAATTTCCCCGTCATCGGACACTTTCGCTACTGGTTCCTGCATCTGGGCGAGTTCTTCCGTCAGTACCTGTATTCCAGCGACCGCGAAGAAATGCCGTTCAATCGCGCGCAACGCACCTGGGTGTATCGCGCGGCCAAGAACGTGGACAACACCAACGCCTTCGGCTCAAGTCGCGACTTGCGCGCCGAGGGCGTGCCATTTTTTGTCAATGCGCCGTTTCCATCGCTGGGCGAAAAGCATGTCGAGCCCCGCCCAGTGGTGCTGGGGCCTTACACGCGCGAACCGTATGCGCATGCCGCCTTCTTCAATATTTCTGCGATGAGCTTCGGAGCGCTGTCCGCGCCGGCGGTCAGGGCGCTTTCCATGGGTGCGGCCAAGGCGGGCATCTGGATGGATACCGGTGAAGGCGGCCTGGCGCCGTATCACCTGGAGGGTGGCTGCGACATCGTGTTCGAGATTGGCACGGCCAAATACGGTGTGCGTACCGCGGATGGCAAGCTGGACGATGCCAAGTTGCTGGCCATCTGTGCCCACAAACAGGTGAAGATGGTCAGCATCAAGCTGGGGCAAGGCGCCAAGCCCGGTATGGGTGGCCTGTTGCCGGGCGTAAAGGTGACGCCGGAAATTGCCGAGATTCGCGGCATCCCCGTCGGCGAGGATTCGCAGAGTCCCAATCGCCATCTCGACATCGGCAATGTCACCGAGCTGATGGATGCGATCGCGCATATTCGCGACCTCAGCGGCAAGCCCACGGGGTTCAAGGCCGTGTTCGGTGGCATGGACTGGATTGACGATCTCTGCGCCATCGTTCATCAGCGCGGCATCGAGAGTGCACCGGATTTCATCATCGTCGATGGGTCGGAAGGCGGCACCGGCGCTGCACCCCAGACCTTGATGGAAGGCGTCGGCCTGCCGCTGCGCGAGTCGTTGCCGGCCCTGGTCGACACGTTGATCCGCCAGGGGCTGCGCGATCGCATCAAAGTGATTTGCTCAGGTAAGTGCATTACGGCTTACGACGTGGCGTGGGCCTTGTCGATGGGCGCGGATTTCGTCAACTCGGCGCGTGGCTTCATGCTGGCGCTGGGATGCATCCAGTCGCTGCAGTGCAATCGCAACACATGCCCGACGGGCATCACCACGCAGAACCCGAAGCTGCAGCGTGGGCTCGTGGTCATGGACAAGAGCGAGCGCGTCGCGCACTACGCCATGAATGTCATGCATGAAGTCGGGATGATTGCGCACAGTTGCGGCGTCGACGAACCACGTCAGCTTGATCGCACGCATTGCCGCGTCGTTGGCGACGACGGCGTGTCGGTGCCGCTGATCAAGCTGTTTCCGTATCCGGACGCGAAGAGGGAAGTCGGGAGCTGACGGCTCAGCCCTTTTCGGTGTTCCAGTCACGCCAGCCTTCGGCCGTGCGCACCTGCATCGGCTGAAAGCGTCGTTTGTAGTCCATCTTCGGATGGCCTTCGATCCAGAAACCGAGATAGACCCAGGGCAGGCCGCGTCGGCGCGCAAGCTCCACTTGCTGGAGGATGGCGAACGTGCCGAGGCTGCGTCCGGTTTCTTCAGGCTCGAAAAAGGTATAGACCGCCGACAGCCCATGGAGGCAAACATCGGTGACGGCGACGCCCAGGAGTCGACTGCCTTCGCGGATCTCGAGGAACAGCGTCGGACTCCATGGCGCGGTCAGGAAGCGTCGGAAATCGCTGGCATCCGCTTCGTCCATGCCGCCGCCCGAGTGCCGGTGGCGGAGGTACTTTTCGTAGAGGTGATGGCGCTCGGCGTTGTAGCCGGCCATCGACTCGATCACCGTCAGGTCGGCATTGCGCTTGAGACAGCGCTTTTGCGTGCGATCGGGCGTGAAGCGCTCGACATCGATGCGGCAAGGCGTGCAGGCCCGGCAACTGGAGCAATACGGGTAATACAGATGCCCGCCCGCACGACGAAAACCACGCTCCAGCGCCGGGCCGTACAACTGGTCCAGCTGGGGCGCGGCCGGGTCGATGACCAGGTTCTGCGCAGTGCGATCGGCAAAGTAGCCGCACGCGTGGGGCAGGGTCTGGAAGAGGCGGACGCGATCGCTTCGCATGTCCGCATTCTAGGCGTGGGAGGGCGCCGTGTCCCGTTATGGCGGGGTGAATTCGGGTGCTGCGCAGCCGGTGAACGGTAAACGGTAAACGGTAAACGGTAGGAGCGTGCCGCGCCGAACGTGAGGGTCTTGCTCATACCGTTCACCGTTCACAGGGCGCGTAGCGCCCGGCTTCACAGCCCGCGCAGCGGGCTCCCCCGGCTAGATGACGCCCATGTACCGGAGCATCAATACGACGAACGCGCCCGCCACCGCCAGCATGACAATGCGGCGGATGCGGTTGGCGACGCTGGAGCGGCGTAGATCTGGGGTCGGGTTGCGGGCCAGGGCGAGTTCTTCGGCGTGGCGGACCACCGGCTCGATGCCGATCTCCTTGAGGACCGTGCGGGCCCGCGTGTAGTCGTCGGCCTTGCTGATCCAGACCTGTTCCCACTTGTCCCGGTTCTCGCGCTTCTGCGAATAGCTGAAGCGTTCGTAGCTGGGGCGGTTCCAGTTGGAGCGGTTGACCACGGTGGCTTCGATGCCGTTTTCGGCAAGGATGGCCATGACGCGATTGATGTTGTCCTGGCGGGGCGAGGTGTAGATCTGGCGCATGGCGTCAGTTTAGTCCATTCCGATGCGGGTCCATGCCGGCCGACCGGCTCCTGATAACTTACTTCTTGAGGCGGATCAGGCCTTCCTGGGCCGTTGACGCCACGAGGCTGCCGTCGCGACTGAAAATCTGGCCGCGTGCCAGGCCGCGCCCGGCTTGTGCGGTGGGGCTGTCGAAGGAATACAGCAGCCATTCGTCCGTGCGGAACGGGCGATGGAACCACAAGGCATGATCCAGGCTCGCCATCTGCACGTTGTGCGTGTAGTAGGAAATGCCGTGCGGCAGCGTCGCCGTGCCAATCAGGTTGAAGTCGGAGGCATACGCCAGCAAGGACCGGTGCAGGACGTCGGAGTCGGCCACGCGACCGGCCAGCCGGAACCAGATGTGCTGGTAGGGCGGGCGCTTGGTCGGATGCAGCTTGTCCTGCGGCCAGACGTGGCGGAATTCGAACGGCGCATCCACTCCCAGCCAGCGCTGCAGCTTTTCCGGCAGCTTGGCCAGCTGCTCCGGCGGCAGCGGCTGCATCGGTTCGATGTCTTCCGGCGCCGGGACTTCAGGCATCGAGGACTGGTGTTCGAAGCCTTCTTCCGGCTCCTGGAAGGAAATGGAGCCATTGAGGATGGGCTGGCCGTGCTGGATGGCTACGACGCGGCGGGAGGAGAAACTGCCGCCGTCGCGGGTCCGTTCGACGCTGTAGACAATCGGCGCATGGATGTCGCCCGCGCGCAGGAAGTAGGCGTGCAGCGAATGCGCCTGGCGCCGCGGTTCCACCGTCTGCTGGGCGGCCGACAGGGCTTGTCCCAGAACTTGCCCGCCGAACACGAAGTGGGTGCCGATATCGCGACTCTGGCCGCGGAAGAGGTTGTCCTCCAGGCGCTCCAGTTGCAGCAGGTCGACGAGTTCGAGGACGTGGCTATCCGTCATGGAAAAGGCTCAGGGAGGCAGTGGCCGGCGAGTATAGCCGGGCCGGCTCGGACCCCGCGTCCACGGTGCGACTTAGCGAACGCGCTCCAGCTCGCTGTGGGCCAGGACGCGATCCCATGGGAACAGCGGGCCCGGGTCAAGCTTGCGCGGGACCTCCCGCGTCGCGTCATCGCTGGCCGGCAGGCGAGCCGTATCCAGGTCTTCGTGGCCGGCGATCTGCTTCAGCCGTGGCAGGCGTGCCCTCAGGTCCGCCAGGAGGCCTTCGAGGGCGTCGATCTGGGCGTCGGCATAGGGTTCGGTCATGGTCTGGTGGCGCGAGTCCCACCAGTGCGGGTAACGCCCCAGGTTCACCAGTTCGATACCGATGGAGTTCGCGTTGCGGCCGCGTACATGATGCGCAACGCGGTTGTCGGGAACATAGCGATACGTGCTCCCGTCACGGTCGATGTAGTAATGCCCGCTGTTGCCGGCGCCACTATCGTGCATGACCTTCTCGCCGTACTCACGGGCGAGGGCCAGGTCAGGCAGTTCGGTGCAGTGGATGACCACCATTTCGACCGCCTCCAGGGGGCGTTCGGACAGGCAGTCGACGTAGGGCAGGAGCTGATCGTGAACAGTCGGGGCAGGCATGGCCGCGAGTCTCGCATGGGCCCGGCTATCATGTGCAGCCTTGCAGCACCTTTGGAGACCGCGATGCGCGGCCACATACTTCTTTCCCACGGCTCGGATTCGGGCCCGGACGCCACCAAGGTCAGCGCCCTGGCTGCCCTGGCCGAGTCGCTGGGCTGGTCCACGGAACGTCCCGATTACCGACAGGATGACCTGAACGGGCATGCCGGGTCGGTGCAGCCGCGCCTGGAGCGCCTGCGCGCCGCCATGGATGCCCATAAGGCGCCGGTGGTGCTGGTCGGATCCAGCATGGGGGCTTTTGTTTCGGGCCTGGCTTCGCTGGACCGGCCCGTTGCCGGCCTGTTCCTGCTGGCGACGCCGTCGGCCATTCCCGGTGTCAGCCAGGCGTTCGACCTGCGTGCCGGCGTGCCGACCGTATTCATCCATGGCTGGCGTGATGACATTTGCCCGCTGGATGCGCTTTACCCGGTCATCCGTCGCCAACGTTTGCCGTTGCTGACGCTCGATGACGACCATCGCCTGAGCGACAGCGTCGATCACATCGCCAGCGAATTCCGTTTCTTCCTCGAAAAACTGGCGGTGGCCGCATGAGCGCCTTCTTTGCGACTTGCCCCAAGGGCCTGGAATACCTGCTGCGCGACGAGCTGGCCGCGCTGGGTGCGGAAGACGTCCGTGAAGCGCTGGCAGGTGTGCATTTCGCCGGTTCGATTGAGACCGCTTATCGCGCTTGCCTGTGGTCGCGCCTGGCGAGCCGCATCCTCCTGCCGCTGGCCGAGTTCGATGCCGCGACGGACGATGCGCTCTATGCCGGCATCCAGACCATCGACTGGTCCACGCACCTGGCGGCGCACGGCACGCTCGCCGTCGATGCGGTGGCCGCCCAGAGCAAGCTGACGCACACGCAGTACATCGCGCAGCGCGTGAAAGATGCCGTGGTCGACCAGTTCCGCCAGCGTGACGGTTCGCGCCCGGACGTTGATACTGAGGAGCCTGACGTACGCATCAACGTGCGCATTCGCCGCGATCGCGCCACGGTATCGCTCGACCTTGCCGGTGCGCCCCTGCATCGGCGTGGCTGGCGCGAGCTGCAGGGCGATGCGCCGCTCAAGGAAAATCTCGCCGCCGCCATGCTGCTGCGCGCGGGCTGGCCGCAGATGTATGCCGAAGGTGGTGCGCTGCTCGACCCGATGTGTGGCTCGGGCACCTTGCTCATCGAAGGCGCGCTGATGGCGGCCGACGTCGCGCCGGGCCTGCGCCGCGAATATTTCGGTTTTCTTGGCTGGCTCAAGCACGATCTGGCAGCGTGGAAGCGTTTGCTGGATGACGCCAACCAGCGTGCCGAGACCGGCTTGCGCGCCCTTCGTTCGTGTTTCTTCGGCAGCGATGCCGATGCGCGCATGATCCAGACCGCCAAGCGCAACGCGCAGGAAGCGGGCATCTCGGGCTTCTTCACGCTCGACAAGCACGATGCGCTCAATGTGTCGCCGCCGCCGGGTTACCCGCGTGGCCTGGTCATCACCAACCCGCCCTACGGCGAGCGCCTTGGTGATCGCGCCGAGATGCCGCGACTGTACCGCGCCATTGGCGAGACCTTGCGCGAGCGCTTTGCCGGCTGGCGCGCCGCCGTGCTGGCTGGTGACGTCGAGCTCGGTCGCGCCATGCCCCTGCGTGCGGAGAAGAAATACACGCTTTACAACGGCGCGCTGGAAACCACGCTGCTGCTGTTCGAGCTGCACGCGCGATCCGACACGCCGCGCGAAGCCAAGCCGCTGTCCGAAGGCGCGCAGATGCTGCGCAATCGCCTGGAAAAGAACGTCCGCCATCTGCGCAAGCGCCTGGAACGCGAAGGCATCCATTGCTGGCGCGCTTACGATCAGGATATGCCCGAGTACGCGGCGGCCATTGACGTCTATGGCAACGCCAGCGGCGACCAGTGGCTGCATGTGCAGGAATACCGCGCACCGGCGGATGTTCCCGTGGAAACCGCGCGTCAGCGCCTGCGTGAGATCGTGCGCGTTGCTGGCGAGGTCCTGGAAGTGCCACGCGATCGAGTGGCGCTCAAGACTCGCGAACGCGGCAAGGGCGGTTCCAAGTACGGGCAGTTCGATCAGCGCGGTGAGTTCGTCGAAGTGGAAGAGGGCGGCCTGAACTTCCTGGTCAACCTGACCGATTACCTGGACACCGGCTTGTTCATCGATCACCGTCTGGTGCGCGCCAGGCTGCGCGAGCTCGCCAAGGATCGTCGCTTCCTGAATCTGTTCGCCTACACGGCAACGGCGAGCGTCTACGCGGCCGCCGGCGGCGCGCGTGATACGACCAGCGTGGATCTGTCGGGAACCTATCTGGACTGGGCATCGCGCAATCTCGCCCTCAACGGATTCTCCGGCGCCAAACACCGGCTGATGCAGGCCGATGCGATGGCATTCCTGCAGGAGGATCGCGAGCGCTACGGCGTGATCTATGTCGATCCGCCCACTTTCTCCAACTCCAAGCGCGCTGATGACTTCGATGTGCAGCGCGACCACGTGCGCATGCTCAAGGCCTGTGGGGAGCGCCTGGCGGGCGATGGCGTCATTGTCTTCTCGAATAACTTCCGTCGCTTCGAACTGGATCGTGCCGGACTGGAAGATACATTCCTGATCGAGGACTGGAGTGCCGCGAGTATTCCGTTCGACTTTGCGCGACGTTCGGATATTCACGGTTGCTGGTTGCTGCGCCTGCATCCGCAGGAATCGCCGTGGGAAAGCAGCGTCGGCCACATTCGCCATCGCTCGCGCTGACGGCGATCGCCAAACCTGAACCACCCTGCGTGTGCACGGTGGTTCAGGAGTTCTCCGGCGGATCCGGCCGTTTCGTCGTCCCGGAAAGCGATGTCGCAAGCCTGTTCTTCACCCCATGGGTGAGACCGGTTCCTTTGCCCTTGTCGTCGCCCGATCGCGACGATGGCGCTCGTCATTCAGGTTGTCGCGGTGCTGGCCAAACGCCGGATTTACGAGCGCGGGCAACCTCGAATTTGCTCAGTGTCGATTCAGCGCTTCGGACCGAGCATAGGTGCCGTGTCAGGTAGTGGTGGATGACTCTGTCGGATTCATCTGAACTCACTGTCAGGGCACGCTATGCGGAGTCCCATTCATGAACAAGTCGAAGCTTTCCAACGTCAAGCGAGTCGTGCTGGCAACTGCGGTGTTGCTGGGCTGCAGTGCCTTTGCACCGGTGTTTGCGCGCGACCACGTCAGTGTTGGCATCGGTGTCAACCTGCCGGGCGTGAGCGTCGGCTATAGCAACGGCTATGCTCGCCCCTACTACGGTCCGGCCTACTATCCGGCGCCGGTGTACTACCGTCCTGCGCCACGCGTCGTTTACTACGATGAGCCGTACGTGGTTGAGCGGCCGGTCGTGGTGCGTCGTGTGTACCAGGAGCGCGGTTACTACCATGAGCGCCCGCGTCACTACTATCGCGATTACGAAGATTGACCGAATCGCGAGACAAAGAGCCCGGCAATCGCCGGGCTCTTTTTTTATCGGTTACGGGTGATGTGGCCCGGTCATGAATCCGCCTTTCACCGCCTGATCTTCCAGCTTGTCATATTCGGCTTTGTCGATCTTGGACACGGACTGAATGGCACAAGGTGGCTCATCACGCGACCGCACCGTTTCTCCGGACTCGCCGCAGATGGCGCCCCATCCCGTCATCTTGTTCGATTGATTGGCGCGAAAGCGCAGGCTTTGGCCAATGCCCAGGCGCGGGCAGTCGTTTTGCAGCTTGACGAGGTAGCGATCAGGCCCGGCCTTGGCGATGATCGTATGGTTGTCCAGTACATACCATTGGTTGAGGCGATCGGGTCGCAGACATTCGCTGACGGGTCTTAGCGGGTGGTATTCCGGTGTGGATTTCGGAGCCGACTGAGCCTGAACGACGCTGCTGATGGCCATGGCCAGAACCAGCATCACGATGCGCGTTTTCATGAGATCACCTCATAGGTTGAATGGAACTCCCTGATACCCGCCGCTCCAGGTCACCCGGATCGATCGAGCCGGCAACATTGACCGCCCGGGACGCGGCCGCTGTCAAGCCTCTGCCATCGTTGGATCACGCAATGTGAACAAGCGGTCCGGCAAGGTTCCGGCATGCACTTTCGCTCGCGATCCAGCGGCCTCCATAACGTCCGGGCGGTGGATTCCGTGTACCGGAGCTTTTGATGAGCCCTTCCGACCTGACCGTTGCGACGTCGATCGCTTCCCGTTTCCGTGCCGTGCGGGAACAGACCGCGGCGCTGTGCACCGGCCTCTCGGCCGAAGACATGATGGTGCAGTCGATGCCGGACGCCAGTCCGACCAAATGGCATCTGGCGCACACCACCTGGTTCTTCGAAAGGTTTGTGCTCTCCAGGAACAAGACGTTTAAGGCCATCCATCCAGAATGGCACGAGCTGTTCAACTCCTATTACCAATCCGTCGGTCCCATGCATGCCCGTCCGATGCGCGGCGTGCTGTCCCGCCCGTCGCTGGATGACGTCAAGGCGTGGCGATCGCATGTCGACGAAGCACTGGCGGCCTGGCTCGAACGTGGTGCCGATGCGGAAACGCTGGCCCTCGTCGAGCTGGGCATGAACCATGAGCAACAGCACCAGGAGCTGCTGCTGACCGACATCCAGCACGCGCTTTCATGCAACGAACTGTTGCCGGCCTACGACGCCCATATCGCGTCGGTGCCGGGTGAGCCCGTGCCGCTGCGCTTCGTGGCCTGTGAAGGCGGAACCGTCGAGGTGGGGTACGAGGGCGAGGGCTTTGCCTTCGATAACGAATCGCCGCGGCACGGTTACCTGCTGCGCCCTTACATGCTGGCCAATCGCCTGGTCAGCAACAGCGAATACCTGATGTTCATCCAGGACGGCGGCTACCACGATCCGCTGCTTTGGCTGTCGGATGGATGGGCCACGGTGCAGGGCCAGGGCTGGAGCCGGCCGTTCTACTGGCAGGAGGATCTGGCCAGTGCCTTCACCCTGGGCGGCGTGCGCGAACTGGATCCGTCGGCGCCGGTAACGCATCTGAGTTACTTCGAGGCGGACGCGTTCGCTCGCTGGGCGGGTGCGCGGCTTCCCACGGAACAGGAATGGGAGCATGCGGCTGCCTCGGTCCCCGTGCAGGGCAATCTGCTCGATGGCTGGCCGCGATTGCCGCATGCGGCGCGAGGCGCGGGTCTTTTGCAGATGTTCGGTGACGCCTGGGAATGGACCGCGTCACCTTACGTGAGCTACCCGGGTTTTAAGACGCTGCCCGGTGCGCTTGGCGAATACAACGGCAAATTCATGAGCGGCCAGTGGGTGCTGCGCGGTGGTTCGTGCGCGACGCCAGTCAGCCACATCCGATGTTCTTATCGAAATTTCTTTCCGCCCCACGCGCGCTGGCAGTTCAGCGGAACCCGGCTGGCACGCGACGCCTGAGCAAGGTTGATGAATACCCAAGCTTTCGAACTGAGAGATGACGAACGACGTCCGCCGGCCAACGATCTGCTGGAGGTCGTACAGCAAGGGCTCGGACGAACGTCGAAGCAACTGCCTTCCTGGCTGTTTTACGACGAGCGCGGTTCGCAGCTGTTCGAGGATATCTGCGAGCAGCCGGAGTACTACCTGACGCGCGCGGAGCTTGCGCTGATGCGCGAGCATGGTCAGGCCATAGCCGACGTGCT belongs to Dyella terrae and includes:
- the rlmKL gene encoding bifunctional 23S rRNA (guanine(2069)-N(7))-methyltransferase RlmK/23S rRNA (guanine(2445)-N(2))-methyltransferase RlmL, which produces MSAFFATCPKGLEYLLRDELAALGAEDVREALAGVHFAGSIETAYRACLWSRLASRILLPLAEFDAATDDALYAGIQTIDWSTHLAAHGTLAVDAVAAQSKLTHTQYIAQRVKDAVVDQFRQRDGSRPDVDTEEPDVRINVRIRRDRATVSLDLAGAPLHRRGWRELQGDAPLKENLAAAMLLRAGWPQMYAEGGALLDPMCGSGTLLIEGALMAADVAPGLRREYFGFLGWLKHDLAAWKRLLDDANQRAETGLRALRSCFFGSDADARMIQTAKRNAQEAGISGFFTLDKHDALNVSPPPGYPRGLVITNPPYGERLGDRAEMPRLYRAIGETLRERFAGWRAAVLAGDVELGRAMPLRAEKKYTLYNGALETTLLLFELHARSDTPREAKPLSEGAQMLRNRLEKNVRHLRKRLEREGIHCWRAYDQDMPEYAAAIDVYGNASGDQWLHVQEYRAPADVPVETARQRLREIVRVAGEVLEVPRDRVALKTRERGKGGSKYGQFDQRGEFVEVEEGGLNFLVNLTDYLDTGLFIDHRLVRARLRELAKDRRFLNLFAYTATASVYAAAGGARDTTSVDLSGTYLDWASRNLALNGFSGAKHRLMQADAMAFLQEDRERYGVIYVDPPTFSNSKRADDFDVQRDHVRMLKACGERLAGDGVIVFSNNFRRFELDRAGLEDTFLIEDWSAASIPFDFARRSDIHGCWLLRLHPQESPWESSVGHIRHRSR
- a CDS encoding DUF6491 family protein, encoding MKTRIVMLVLAMAISSVVQAQSAPKSTPEYHPLRPVSECLRPDRLNQWYVLDNHTIIAKAGPDRYLVKLQNDCPRLGIGQSLRFRANQSNKMTGWGAICGESGETVRSRDEPPCAIQSVSKIDKAEYDKLEDQAVKGGFMTGPHHP
- the egtB gene encoding ergothioneine biosynthesis protein EgtB codes for the protein MSPSDLTVATSIASRFRAVREQTAALCTGLSAEDMMVQSMPDASPTKWHLAHTTWFFERFVLSRNKTFKAIHPEWHELFNSYYQSVGPMHARPMRGVLSRPSLDDVKAWRSHVDEALAAWLERGADAETLALVELGMNHEQQHQELLLTDIQHALSCNELLPAYDAHIASVPGEPVPLRFVACEGGTVEVGYEGEGFAFDNESPRHGYLLRPYMLANRLVSNSEYLMFIQDGGYHDPLLWLSDGWATVQGQGWSRPFYWQEDLASAFTLGGVRELDPSAPVTHLSYFEADAFARWAGARLPTEQEWEHAAASVPVQGNLLDGWPRLPHAARGAGLLQMFGDAWEWTASPYVSYPGFKTLPGALGEYNGKFMSGQWVLRGGSCATPVSHIRCSYRNFFPPHARWQFSGTRLARDA